The Candidatus Effluviviaceae Genus V sp. genome segment GGTCGGGAGCTCGTCTCATGACGGTCTGGACCTGAGCCCCAGCGAGGCCCGGGTCGCGTCGTCTAGCCCTGGTCCCAGATGCCGCGCAGCTTCTCCTGCTGCGCGATCTCGATCAGCTTGTCCTGTCGGGCGATCTCCTTGTCCGCATGGCTGCGCCAGGCCGAGTCGCTCCTGGCCAGCCGGAGTTTCTCCTTCGCCTCCTCGTAGTGGGCGATGGCCTGATCATAGAGGTCGCCGTTACCGCTCGACTTGGCCTGCGCCTGCAGCGACGCCCCGCGGTACTCGAGCGCCTTTGCCCAGGTCACGTATGCGCTGCCGTTGCCGGGCGACACGGAGAGGAGACGCTGCGCTGTCGCGATGGCCGAGTCGTACCTGCCGGCCTCGTTGTACGCGTCGGCGAGCGCCGCCAGGAACCGCGGTTCGCTCGGCTGCTGCGCCACGAGAGCCTCGAACTGCTCGACCGCCTTCGTGTAGTCTCCCTGCCTGCGGTAGACGCTCGCCAGATTCGCCCTCGTTCCGAAGTCGGTGGGGTTCGTCTGAAGGACCGTTCGGAAAGCGGTCTCAGCCTTCTCCAGTTCGTCGACCTTCATGTAGAGGAAGCCGAGCGTCGCCAGCGAGCGGTCGCTCGCCTGCCCCATCGACCGCACGCGCTCGTAGGACGTGATCGCACTGTCATACATCTTGGCCCGGTAGTAGATCTGTGCCAGCTGCCTCGGCGGGCGCGGATCGTCGGGCGAGAGCTCCTGCGCCCTGCGGTAGGCGCCGATGGCGGCCAGATCGAGTTCCATCTTCTCGTAGGCGTACCCGAGATTCAGATAGGCGTTCGCGTCGGTCGGGTCGAGCTCGACGGCCTTGATGTACTCCTCGACCGACTCCTGATAGCGCCCCGTGACGAAGTAGGCGTACGCGAGTCCCGTGTGCGACCCCGCGTCATCCGGGGCGAGGTCCCTCGCCTCCTCGTACATCTCGAGCGACTTATCGAACTCCTGGGTCTCTACGAGATAGATGCGGCCGAGCCCCTGATAGGCCTCGACGTAGGTCGGGTCCAGCTCGATTGCCCGCTGGTAGTTCTCGATGGCCTTCCCGATCTCGCGGACGCGAAGGAACTCGGATGCGTTGCTGACGGCCTGCTCGGCCGGGCTCAGCTGCTCGGTCTGCTCGATGGGCTGGCCGTCCGAGCCCAGGATGCTCGTAACCTGGTTCTCGTCCTCGACCGGCATTGTGCCCGTGCAGCCGTTCAGGACGAACAGGGCCGCTGTGACCAGCAGCGCGGCGCGAAGGACTGTCGTTGATCTCTCCATCTCGTAAGCCTCTCTTCTCGTACGCGCGAAGCGATCCTCACGATGCAGCCCGCGGGGCGAGCCGGAGCGCTGCTCCACGCTCCTATTCCCCCCGGAACTGACGGATCATCTGGATATTGTCTCTCGATATCTTGGCCGCCTGCGACGTCGGTTCGATCTCGATGACCCTCTGCCACTCCCTGATGGCCTCCTCGAAAATGCGGGCGTCGGCGAAGGCCACCCCCAGATTGAAGTGCGCCTCGATGCACTCCGGGTCGATCGAGATGGCCATCTGGTACATGTCGACGGCCTCCTGATAGCGCTGCTGGTCGTAGTACACACTGCCGAGATTGGTGTAGATGATCGGATCCCTCGGCTCGTGCCTGAGCGCGCGCTCAAGGAGGGGCAGCGCTTCCTTCGCCCGCCCCATGTCGGAGTAGAGCGAGGCCAGGT includes the following:
- a CDS encoding tetratricopeptide repeat protein, which gives rise to MERSTTVLRAALLVTAALFVLNGCTGTMPVEDENQVTSILGSDGQPIEQTEQLSPAEQAVSNASEFLRVREIGKAIENYQRAIELDPTYVEAYQGLGRIYLVETQEFDKSLEMYEEARDLAPDDAGSHTGLAYAYFVTGRYQESVEEYIKAVELDPTDANAYLNLGYAYEKMELDLAAIGAYRRAQELSPDDPRPPRQLAQIYYRAKMYDSAITSYERVRSMGQASDRSLATLGFLYMKVDELEKAETAFRTVLQTNPTDFGTRANLASVYRRQGDYTKAVEQFEALVAQQPSEPRFLAALADAYNEAGRYDSAIATAQRLLSVSPGNGSAYVTWAKALEYRGASLQAQAKSSGNGDLYDQAIAHYEEAKEKLRLARSDSAWRSHADKEIARQDKLIEIAQQEKLRGIWDQG
- a CDS encoding tetratricopeptide repeat protein, whose translation is MNRTIVTCVALCCLLAAVSAAGAQEMVPDKAAALADRIAELEEAIEASPEDIELRIELGNLYYESNMLDQAQTVYVEASRIDSSHTGVLVNLASLYSDMGRAKEALPLLERALRHEPRDPIIYTNLGSVYYDQQRYQEAVDMYQMAISIDPECIEAHFNLGVAFADARIFEEAIREWQRVIEIEPTSQAAKISRDNIQMIRQFRGE